One window of the Sulfitobacter alexandrii genome contains the following:
- the cobF gene encoding precorrin-6A synthase (deacetylating) — protein MSAIDLTLIGIGTGNPEHLTLQAIRAMNAQDMILIPRKGPGKADLAELRRAICDEVLTGKGTRIVEFDLPVRDERTADYRQRVDDWHDEIAGAWKAAMAEYPEASRIALLVWGDPSLYDSTLRIAARLRPAPRVAVIPGITSLQALTATHAIPINEIGAPFLVTTGRRLRNEGWPVGVDTLAVMLDGDCAFTALDPAGLHIWWGAYVGMAEEITCAGPLADVSERIVRMRAEARERHGWIMDIYILRRH, from the coding sequence ATGAGTGCAATCGACCTGACCCTGATCGGCATCGGCACCGGCAACCCGGAGCACCTGACGCTGCAAGCCATCCGCGCGATGAATGCTCAGGACATGATCCTGATCCCGAGGAAGGGGCCCGGAAAGGCCGACCTGGCGGAGTTGCGGCGCGCGATTTGCGACGAGGTGCTCACAGGAAAGGGCACGCGCATCGTCGAATTCGATCTGCCGGTGCGGGACGAACGCACCGCGGACTACCGGCAGAGGGTGGATGACTGGCATGACGAGATCGCGGGCGCCTGGAAAGCTGCAATGGCGGAATACCCGGAGGCTTCCCGCATTGCGCTGTTGGTCTGGGGCGATCCTTCGCTCTATGACAGCACGCTGCGGATCGCCGCCCGGTTGCGACCCGCGCCGCGGGTCGCGGTAATCCCCGGTATCACCTCGCTTCAGGCGCTCACGGCGACCCATGCCATCCCGATCAACGAAATCGGGGCACCCTTTCTGGTGACGACTGGGCGGAGGTTGCGCAACGAAGGCTGGCCCGTTGGCGTCGACACGCTCGCCGTGATGCTGGACGGCGATTGCGCCTTCACAGCTCTTGATCCGGCCGGCCTGCACATCTGGTGGGGGGCTTACGTCGGCATGGCCGAGGAGATTACGTGTGCGGGGCCGTTGGCCGACGTGTCTGAACGGATCGTGCGGATGCGGGCCGAAGCACGAGAGCGGCACGGATGGATCATGGACATCTACATCCTGCGCCGACATTAG
- a CDS encoding queuosine precursor transporter — protein MTRTHLPGIIAMAAIVVASNILVQFLFGQWLTWGAFTYPLAFFVTDIMNRVYGASAARRVVMVGFVVGLACSLVGTQIMGEFGPLVTLRVAIGSAVAFLAAQMIDVSIFAALRGGTWWRAPLVSTLIGSSIDTALFFTIAFSTSLSFLHPATNVSWASEPLPLLGAGPVVPLWVSLAVADWAVKLSIALVALIPFRIVTARLMRSA, from the coding sequence ATGACACGCACACATCTTCCCGGCATCATTGCCATGGCCGCCATCGTCGTGGCCTCGAACATTCTCGTCCAGTTCCTGTTCGGCCAATGGCTGACCTGGGGCGCCTTCACCTATCCGCTGGCCTTTTTCGTTACCGACATCATGAACCGGGTCTACGGCGCCAGCGCCGCCCGTCGCGTGGTTATGGTAGGCTTTGTCGTCGGCCTGGCCTGCTCGCTCGTCGGGACACAGATCATGGGCGAATTCGGGCCGCTGGTCACACTGCGCGTTGCCATCGGCTCCGCCGTCGCGTTTCTGGCAGCGCAGATGATTGATGTTTCGATCTTCGCGGCCCTGCGCGGCGGCACCTGGTGGCGGGCCCCGCTGGTCAGCACCCTGATCGGAAGCAGCATCGACACCGCGCTGTTCTTTACCATCGCCTTTTCGACCAGCCTCAGCTTCCTTCACCCGGCCACGAATGTGTCCTGGGCGTCGGAACCGCTTCCCCTGCTGGGCGCGGGGCCGGTCGTACCGCTCTGGGTGTCACTGGCAGTCGCGGATTGGGCGGTGAAACTGTCCATCGCGCTTGTCGCCCTGATCCCCTTCCGCATCGTCACGGCAAGGCTGATGCGGTCGGCCTGA
- the arfB gene encoding alternative ribosome rescue aminoacyl-tRNA hydrolase ArfB, producing MLRITDKVAIQDWEITESFVRSSGPGGQNVNKVATAVELRFEAATSPSLTGPVKTRLRRLAGRRWTNEGALILQCDETRSQARNRDIARDRLAELIRKALTPPKRRIPTRPTLGSKKRRLKSKKVRGEVKALRGKVDPND from the coding sequence ATGCTCAGGATCACCGACAAGGTCGCCATTCAGGACTGGGAAATCACCGAAAGCTTCGTACGCTCCTCGGGGCCCGGCGGGCAGAACGTGAACAAGGTCGCCACCGCGGTCGAACTGAGGTTCGAGGCCGCGACGTCCCCGTCCCTCACCGGCCCCGTCAAGACACGCCTGCGTCGGCTGGCGGGCCGACGCTGGACGAACGAAGGTGCCCTGATCCTGCAATGCGACGAAACCCGCAGCCAGGCGCGCAACCGCGACATCGCGCGGGACCGCCTGGCAGAGCTGATCAGGAAGGCTCTCACGCCTCCCAAGCGCCGGATCCCGACCCGCCCGACGCTGGGATCAAAGAAGCGGCGGCTGAAGTCAAAGAAGGTGCGAGGCGAGGTGAAAGCCCTGCGCGGGAAGGTCGATCCGAACGACTAA
- a CDS encoding DUF1636 family protein translates to MTVYVCGSCPDGPALLEAVRRDLPSETVRRIDCMSGCTRPQTVAFRDAGKVAYLFGDITTEDIGDLRRFAALYADSADGTFADARVLGDLRMKAIARIPG, encoded by the coding sequence GTGTACGTCTGCGGATCATGCCCCGATGGTCCTGCGCTGCTCGAGGCGGTGCGACGGGATCTGCCTTCCGAGACCGTGCGGCGGATCGATTGCATGTCGGGCTGCACCCGGCCGCAGACCGTCGCCTTCCGGGACGCGGGCAAGGTCGCCTACCTGTTCGGCGATATCACGACAGAAGACATCGGCGACCTTCGCCGCTTTGCCGCGCTATACGCCGATTCCGCCGACGGGACGTTTGCCGACGCGCGTGTTCTGGGCGATCTGCGGATGAAAGCCATCGCGCGGATACCGGGATGA